In Quercus lobata isolate SW786 chromosome 12, ValleyOak3.0 Primary Assembly, whole genome shotgun sequence, a genomic segment contains:
- the LOC115971390 gene encoding uncharacterized protein LOC115971390 encodes MARLPVKYYVVDAFTDSAFKGNPAAVCLLEEERDENWLQAVAAEFNIAETCYLTRLSGSDSLDSSNPRFRLRWFTPVAEVELCGHATLAAAHALFSSGSVNSNIIEFVTLSGILTAKKFQETTASNSSDIQNGESQDCFLIELDFPTIPTIDFNSEEVSSISNALNGASVIDIKKTTTPDALFVVLPSGESVVEIQPEFDAIRKCPGMGIIATGAAPSGSGFDFYSRVFWPKFGINEDPVCGSAHCALAPYWSKKLGKCDLLAYQASPRSGVLYIHLDEQNQRVLMRGKAVTIMEGSLLV; translated from the exons ATGGCAAGGCTACCTGTGAAGTACTATGTG GTGGACGCGTTCACTGACTCAGCTTTCAAGGGAAACCCAGCAGCGGTGTGTTtgttagaggaagagagagatgagaatTGGTTGCAAGCTGTGGCAGCTGAGTTCAACATCGCAGAGACTTGCTACTTGACTCGGCTATCTGGGTCCGACTCTCTTGACTCGTCCAATCCTAGGTTCCGTCTCAGATGGTTCACTCCTGTTGCTGAG GTTGAGCTTTGTGGCCATGCTACATTGGCAGCTGCACATGCATTGTTTTCATCTGGTTCAGTGAATTCCAACATTATTGAGTTTGTCACACTGTCCGGAATTTTAACTGCTAAAAAGTTCCAGGAAACCACGGCCTCTAATAGTTCAGATATTCAGAATGGTGAATCACAAGATTGCTTTCTGATTGAATTGGATTTTCCAACTATTccaacaattgatttcaattctGAAGAAGTTTCTTCAATTTCCAATGCCTTGAATGGTGCTTCTGTGATTGATATAAAGAAAACTACTACTCCAGATGCCCTCTTT GTTGTACTCCCATCAGGAGAAAGTGTGGTTGAAATACAGCCAGAGTTTGATGCTATACGTAAATGTCCTGGAATGGGGATAATTGCAACAGGGGCTGCTCCCTCAGGGTCTGGGTTTGATTTTTACAGTCGGGTCTTTTGGCCAAAATTTGGGATCAATGAG GATCCTGTTTGTGGGAGTGCACATTGTGCACTAGCACCATACTGGAGCAAAAAACTGGGGAAGTGTGATCTTCTTGCGTATCAG gcatcacctagAAGTGGAGTACTATACATTCATCTAGACGAACAAAACCAGAGGGTGCTAATGCGAGGAAAAGCTGTTACTATCATGGAAGGGTCTCTTTTAGTTTAG
- the LOC115971387 gene encoding uncharacterized protein LOC115971387, whose product MSVDHFIFTETNSFSVHQEFFHRNMAMKPVKYYVVDAFTDSVFKGNPAVVCFLEEDQRTQEWLQVVAAEFNIPTTCYLTHLTQSNSPNPRFRLRWFTPVAEVKICGHATLAAAHTLFTSSLLNCDVIEFVTKSGTLTARKVVDIQTIDGSNIQNHESQESFLIELDFPTIPMIDFNSAEFSPISKALNGASVIDIKRTATEDDLIVILSSGEIVVELQPLFDLICKCPGREVIISGPAPLDSGFDYYYRFFCPKFRVNEDHVCGSANCVLALYWSKRLGKCDLVAYAASARSGVVNIHLDEQNQRVLLRGKAVTVMEGLSFVAMLHWLLHMHCFHLVW is encoded by the exons ATGTCCGTTGACCATTTTATATTTACAGAAACAAATTCATTTTCAGTGCATCAGGAATTCTTTCACAGGAACATGGCAATGAAACCTGTCAAGTACTATGTG GTGGACGCGTTCACTGACTCAGTTTTCAAGGGGAACCCAGCAGTGGTGTGTTTCTTAGAGGAAGATCAGAGAACCCAGGAGTGGCTACAAGTGGTGGCAGCCGAGTTCAACATCCCCACCACGTGTTACTTGACTCACCTCACTCAGTCCAACTCTCCCAATCCTCGGTTCCGTCTTAGATGGTTCACTCCTGTTGCTGAG GTTAAGATATGTGGTCATGCTACACTGGCTGCTGCACATACACTCTTCACTTCTAGTTTGTTGAATTGTGATGTCATTGAGTTTGTCACAAAATCTGGAACATTAACTGCTAGAAAGGTTGTAGATATACAAACAATTGATGGTTCGAATATTCAGAATCATGAGTCACAAGAGAGTTTTCTTATTGAATTGGATTTTCCTACCATCCCAATGATTGATTTCAACTCTGCTGAGTTTTCACCCATTTCCAAAGCCCTGAATGGTGCCTCTGTGATTGATATAAAGAGAACAGCAACTGAAGATGATCTCATT GTAATACTCTCATCTGGAGAAATTGTTGTAGAACTTCAACCTCTGTTTGATTTGATATGTAAATGTCCTGGAAGGGAGGTAATTATTTCAGGGCCTGCTCCCCTAGATTCTGGATTTGACTATTACTATCGATTCTTTTGCCCAAAATTTCGGGTCAATGAG GATCATGTTTGTGGGAGTGCAAATTGTGTCTTAGCATTGTACTGGAGCAAAAGGCTAGGGAAGTGTGATCTTGTTGCATATGCG GCTTCAGCTAGAAGTGGAGTAGTAAACATTCATCTCGATGAACAAAACCAAAGAGTGCTACTGCGAGGAAAAGCTGTTACTGTCATGGAAGG GTTGAGCTTTGTGGCCATGCTACATTGGCTGCTGCACATGCATTGTTTTCATCTGGTTTGGTGA
- the LOC115971388 gene encoding uncharacterized protein LOC115971388 gives MAKKPVKYYVVDAFTDSPFKGNPAAVCLLEEERDEQWLQAVAAEFNISMTCYLTRLTDTGSDSLKSPNPRFHIRWFTPVAEVELCGHATLAAAHTLFSSGLVNSNIIEFVTLSGILTAKKVLEIKASDSSDIQNGEAQECFLIELNFPTVPAIDVNSAEVSSISSALNGASVIDIKKITTSDALFVVLLSGESVIEIQPDFDAIRKCPGLGIIVSGAAPSGSGFDFYSRIFWPKLGINEDPVCGSAHCTLAPYWGKKLGKCDLVAYQASARSGVLNIHLDEQNQRVLLRGKAVTIMEGSLLV, from the exons ATGGCAAAGAAACCTGTCAAGTACTATGTG GTGGACGCGTTTACTGACTCACCTTTCAAGGGGAACCCAGCAGCAGTGTGtttattagaggaagagagagatgagCAATGGCTGCAAGCTGTGGCAGCTGAGTTCAACATCTCCATGACTTGTTACTTGACTCGCCTCACTGACACAGGATCCGACTCTCTTAAGTCACCCAATCCTAGGTTCCATATCAGATGGTTCACTCCTGTAGCTGAG GTTGAGCTTTGTGGCCATGCTACATTGGCAGCTGCACATACATTGTTTTCATCTGGTTTGGTGAATTCCAATATTATTGAGTTTGTCACACTATCCGGAATTCTAACTGCTAAGAAGGTCCTTGAAATTAAGGCATCTGATAGTTCAGATATTCAGAATGGTGAAGCGCAAGAGTGCTTTcttattgaattgaattttccTACTGTTCCAGCAATTGATGTCAATTCTGCAGAAGTTTCATCAATTTCCAGTGCCTTGAATGGTGCTTCTGTGATTGATATAAAGAAAATTACTACTTCAGATGCCCTCTTT GTTGTACTCCTATCAGGAGAAAGTGTAATTGAAATACAGCCAGACTTTGATGCTATACGTAAATGTCCTGGACTGGGGATAATTGTTTCAGGGGCTGCTCCCTCAGgatctgggtttgatttttACAGTCGGATCTTTTGGCCAAAACTTGGGATCAATGAG GATCCTGTTTGTGGGAGTGCACATTGTACACTAGCACCATACTGGGGCAAAAAACTGGGGAAGTGTGATCTTGTTGCATATCAG GCATCAGCTAGAAGCGGAGTACTAAACATTCATCTAGACGAACAAAATCAGAGAGTACTACTGAGAGGAAAAGCTGTTACCATCATGGAAGGGTCTCTTTTAGTTTAG